The DNA region ttataataataataatttaaatattttaataaaaataataatttaaatatatatatataaatatttaataatgaatttaaatgtaaataaataaataaaaataagaaaactaaGTTTAAGCAATAAGTTATGTTAATttagaaatgaataaaattaattttgataagttgaacctgaaatgaggttaatttgagaatttgattaaatatttgaaattgtaagatattttttacAAACATTTCTTaagcttttttttaattataacatgtCTACATcattggttttattttttaaaataatttaagtttgaAGACTGCGACCTCTcctaaaaataaatgaaatacaaGTTatgacattaattattataagtttaaataaataaaagctcAAAAGGATATACAATAATTATAAGGACACCTAATAAatagaagagaataaatattatattcaaccAAATAATTCAAACCCAAATTCCAGTGTAGCCcgagagaataaaaaaattggagGATTTTGCGTTGTTTTTGTTGTATAGTCGTCCTAGTAATTTCTTAGCATAATGAACATCGTTACGAATTTTGAACACTTTTCTTTGATTTTAATGTACGTTTTTATAATCCTCTCATCATTCtcaaagtattttattttatcttcaaCCTACATTCTTAAAGCATTCGAATTGTGTTTCATGATGAAATAATTTGGAACAAAAGCTTTCGGTTACAACCATTTGTGCAAAGTCATGCCTTAATTTCCTCCTTCGAGGCTCTAGGTCCATCATCTAAGAGGATAGAATGATAGACACCAATCAGGACCGGGATTGGGATCAGGATCGGGATCGTTtccaatatttcttcttctttattctcAGGGTATTTAACAATTAGATCCTCAAGTGACTAGATCAAAGCCTCGTGATCCTCTTGGTTAGAAGGTGGGCGACTTAAAACTCCTTGGGCCTCATCGACATCGGGACAAACCGTTTCAGATGTATAAACAATGTCCCTTCTTATTtgatattagttaataaaaaaagaactcTATATCTTTTTATGTGATCATTTATTTTGAACTTCAGTTTCTAATGACAATCAATATCAAATGAGTAATAAATTTCTTATATCTCTTTACATTTGTAAGGGAACTATCATTATCATTCATGAGCTATTGCTTTCCAATTGATTAAAAGTATATGTTATGACTTATGAGGGCTACCCACGTCCAACCTAATCAAACTCTAGTTCGAATCTTCTATGGTCCAATCCAATGCCCCCTTTTAGCTGAGTGGTCCAGATCTGTTTGCACACccacatatattaattatattctttctttcttatttatttattttctttaccaaacaaatcataattatataatgcccacaaacatgttattttttgtttaacatTCCAATAATCTGGCTGCCTAATTCCTTGTTTTGTCCATTCCAAAATAGCTTTACCTGACAATTTGTTTGTTCGGTTTGGAGAGAAACACggttataattatttgatatgtgtttaattgattttgggaatttttgaattttttgttattgaaaaatctttgtttaataaaaaaatatatatttgatattttttataataaattattattttatacttaaaattaaaattaataaaaataaaataaatatattttaattgataaattaaatgatttgatggataaaataataataatgtgataaattataatatttttaaacttaaaaaaaaataccactATATAAACTAGTTCTATTAAGAGgtatagaaaaaagaaaataatatgagaAAGCAATTTCTGAATTTATGATTGATCGTTAAGATAATAATGTGtaggaaaataaatatttcttaatagGTCAATAACAAAACAATGTGACGCGTGGGTCCTACTAAcacaaaaatcaatttaaaattatggaCAAAATTAAATGTCAaggtttcattttttatattattattttcctctttatttaaaaaaaattgttgttttTAGTTTGTAGAAATAGAAACAGCCCCAAAAATTATCacatataaatttcaaaaaaaaagaaaaatatcttCCCAAAATATAACATGAAAGATCTAAttactataatttttatatatttaaaatttaaaaaattaagatattattacAAGAGAAAAGATAAGGCAACGAAATTAATGTCATAAATTCGATATGTTTATCACATGTGTACgagagataaaagaaaaataattattttttaatttatttttcttagctGCGCTTCTCTTCGTCTTCTCTTAGAcatttccaaaatattttttaaaagaacatGACCATGTTTTTATAAGGTAATATTCTTTTAACTtttcagtttaaaaaaaaacataaacttgtgtatataaaaagattttttttatttagaatgtatAATTGTTAccaatcagtttttttttttttaaggtttaTTAATTGTTATCCTTAATCAtaattagggtttgtctagctttaatttttaatcctctcattttttagattttaataaaatgattctAACGTTTTtctccaaaaaaataaaaaaatttaactgaATAGTTAAAAAACATGGCCTTGTAAAACCATgatcatgtttttttataaaataacatcaaattgtttagaaaaaaaaattaactgaaAAGTTAAGAGAATATGGCGTTAATAGATGCAGAACATTGAGTTCATAGGTGCTAAACATATAGTTGTAAGATGAACATGAAattggtttgaaaaaaataagtatttttaactaaaaatgcACTGAACATGGAGTTCATAGGTGCTGAAATAGAGTTGTAAGACGCTGAACATAaattggttttaaaaaaaaactaagtctTTTTAACTGAAAGTTaagaacatggtcatgttcttCAAATACATATTAATCTAACTATTATCAATATCAACGACATCACTTCATATTGTATTTTGATGTTAACTTCACTTCCAAACAggaatatttttagaaaaaaaatacaatttttaaaatgaaaaaaataaaagaatatggCATTGTTCTTATTTTTACAAGATCgtgtttttgtattttcttcAGCTAAAACATGGCATTGTTCGATACTTTCGGGTTCATCGAACGATTTGTTCAATGCTTCATCTTCTCCAGTATTTTCTCTGTTGTATTCCTGAACATTAAAGCCAAAAAAGTTTtgcattatatattaataaaaaatcttttatatattgaaaaatttaCCATTACGAcgaattttttttgtaatgtttgagTTCACCCAATTAATAGATCTATGGTTTTAAGTTTGAAGACGATTTTCATTATAGAGAATTGAGAGAGGTATGAAATAACTGAAtgaattttgagatttttttatattttttctagaaATATGTATGTGCGTGATAGAAGTAAAAGATAcaatttctaattatatattaaatacaatttctaattatatattaaataagaaaaactaTATTAAGTGACATAATTGGGTGATGTTCCATTAAGATGGTCATGACTATGATATgcaattataattgtttatttgatattttattataattagttaagtaagtttttatctaaataatccTGATAATCCTAATAGTCTAATCAGGGACTGACCTATAATTCGGTGGTGGGGTGACataaaatttttttaaggtGGGTTAAAATAAAAGACGAGaaatttttggataaaacggtttaataaatataaattttaccatttttttaaaaattaaataaacaaaatagtaaattcgattgaattttaaaaaaatagggaTAATGTCACATATTAAccgtaatatatatatatatatatatatatttatttattttttcaggGTGGGCTTCGTATAGTCCTAATAATATTTGTGTTCCgtctaaaatttttttttttgttttgttttaagttatttaaataatcattgataatgattttgaggccataattttattaatataaaacttaaaaattattaatatatattataaaattataaataataatttaaaataaaaaatattttaataatttaattaatagattaaGTGTCACAACCAATAAGAAAGACatgttatatttttgtattatgattaataaaatcaaaccaaCACAGCCTAGaacaaaattatatacataaaattattaatatatttatttataatattttatttttgaacatGCTTGTTATAAACATTGTCATTAGATTctcctatttaaaaaaaactagacatatacataataaattaataatattagttactgtttaataaaacaattattaaaatataataaattaaattatgtaataattatttcataaaatataatttaatatagtttaaaaatatgttttgataaTAAGAAGATTATGAATTCTCACTTTATTAACTGtaatttaaaaagagaaattgaaCTATTTCAATTTATCCGAATTGAAGAAGAAACTGTAAGCGGCAAAACAAAACTAAACACGATGTGGGACACAGAAGTCAGGTACACACAGGCATTACTGATTACTGTATTATACAATAGTtccttttttctctctcctgctCGTGTCTTCTCCTTTTGCTGCCTTCTCTCTTCCCCCCACCCAATCTCTTTCTCTGTTTCACCACCGCCGATTCTCCTCACCTCACTAGGGTTTCTCATGTTCAACATTGTTCAGAACCAACCGGATCCAAGCTTCACTTCAGGTCTGATTTCTGTTACCGATCTTGCTTTATTAGCTGCTTTCAAACTACTTGTTTCATCTTCTATTCTCTTTGATCtgtttcttctttctttatatgttaTTTGCTTTGTTCATTGTgatttacttcttttttttctttcattttgaaaagggtgtgatttttttaagttgttTTCCTCCTTGTGTACACTATGAACTAGACTGATTTGGTTGCGTGAAAAGATTTCACCTTGAACTTGATTTTTTCATCAATGAGATCTCTTTTACTACTCTGTTGCAGAGAACCTCAGATGTTCTTGctttttttgttgttattttttctcttttaccTTTTGATTTCCATCTACATGTTGGTTGTTCTTTGAATCCAATGCTTTTCATTACATTTTCTTGACATTTAAATCTCGTGAATTCTTATAAGATAAACTAACATCACTTGCTATGCCTTGAACAGGTATTGAGCTGAAGAATCACTAGATGGTGGTGGGTATTGAGCTGCTGGTATTCCTTAAAATACATGGTGAAACACAACGATCATGAGGCCTAATGCCTGCGAAATGATGACATATTATCGTTCTTAAGGTTCAAGGAAATTGCTTCAAACTGTTGGATGCTCTGTTCCAAGGATAACATCAATTGATGGGTTCGTTTTATGGTAGTACTAGTGAGATTGTTGAAGTCCTAGAGGAAGTGGGTTGCGTTCAAAATGGAAAGAAGACGAATCAAAAAGTTGTACACAATAAGGAGCAGAAGCCCCAATTGCTGAAACTAGGATATGATAGTACCTTGGAAAATGACATCAATAAGCTTTTTGAGTCAATTAGCCTTAAAGTTTCTTCTAAGAATCAGAATTCACCCGATCAAATTACTACAGGCATCTCGAAGAAAAATGCCTTAAAGAAACCAATGAGGGCCGGTGGTAACTCCCCAGGGATTGGATTCTCTGAACCCGTTTCTTTAAAGCAGGCGCTAAGACGGCAATGCATTTCTCAAGCGTCGGAAATGGCCGCATTTAAACGCCTGACGAATCCGATTGGTTCTCCCCGAATATCGGAAGCTGGCATGATCACGAGTATGTACAGGTCGGTTGTAGTTGAAAGTGGCGAATCGAGTGGTTCTGCAAATCGTTTTAGTAGGGACGAGGAAGAAATATCTTCTCCAGGATTTTCTTTGGAGAAAAATGGAAAGGGGATAAAGTCAATGTTGAATAACATCAAACCTGTGGATGAATCCATTGTGACGGAGCAAACAACTAAGGCACAAACTCAAACAACAAAGGGTAAATTTGAGAAATCGGATCCTTCAGGTGAAATTGTTTCAGAGAAGGAAAATGAGTCCGTGGTACCTCAATTAGAACAGAAAAAATCATTACCTAGGTCAAGGCGGAAAGGCAGGTTGCAGATTGCAGCAAACCCGTCTAATACGATCAGGGGTAGCAAGTCATTAAGAAAGGTCTCTCCCTCGACATTCAAATCAGTCCCTAGAAACAGGTCTATTGTCAAGAAGAATTTGAAGCTGGCTTCAGTTCCTACTGAAGACTTCAATATCAAAATTCACAGTCCTACGGAAAATAATAGCAGTCAGTTACTCTGCCAGAGATGTCATTGTACCATGACACACGAAAGTACAGAATCCAGTACTGGGGACATTGTGTTCAGCTCAAACGCTGCAAGCTCATATGGAAAAGGAAGAAGTATTGTAGAAATGGAGAAGAAGTCGAGAATCGTGGAAAAGGTCGATTTCTCACAAAGTTCAAACAGTAGCCTGGGTGATTATAGCACAAGCACTAGCAACAGTGAAGAGAGTAATGCAAGTGGATCAATTTGTGGCAATAGGCCTCACATGGCAAAGGACTCGAAATGGGAAGCAATCCAACAAGCCAATAAACATAGCGGAGGCCTTGGATTGACTCATTTCAGTCTTTTGAAGAAGCTTGGTTCTGGGGATATTGGGACAGTGTATCTTGCTGAACTAGTTGGGACAAATTGCATGTTTGCTATAAAAGTAATGGATAATGAGTTCTTAGCACGGAGAAAGAAGATTACAAGGGCCCAGACTGAAAGAGACATACTTAGGATGCTGGATCATCCTTTTCTTCCCACTTTATATGGTCAGTTTACATCAGATAATTTATCATGCCTTATAATGGAGTATTGTCCTGGTGGCGATCTGCATGTCCTAAGGCAGAGACAACCTGGGAGATTTTTTCCTGAACAAGCAGCAAGGTATTATTAGATCTGAACTCCCATTCTTTCTAGGATTATGATCTGTATTTccttaataattgaaatgtcaATGGATATCCATAAACCTGGCTGGAGGTTGTGTTTTGTTCATAATAGGCAGACAGCTTAAATGTGTAGACTTTACTTTGTATGGATTTTTTCATGGAGATCTAAGTTTTGTAGATGAAATGTAGATTAGAACATAGAAGAGAATGAACTTAGCCAGATTCAATACTTATTCATATCTGCACATAATACATGCCCATTGATTTACTCTACTAATTATTGTATTACCCTTATATTATTACTACTATCACCTAGTATTTTACATTACTCCCCCCCATCAAAGATATCCTTGATCTCAAGGGGATTGGATGGAGCTTTACAATCGcatctccatttcaatctcTCTAAACTAGAGAATTCTTTCAGATGTTGACGTTGTAATTGACGTGTTGTGTTGAGGGAAAATCAAGAAGTCCCTCAAATGCTGCATCTGTTTCTGAGGATTTCTTGAAGATGGATGgagcttttattttcttttttactgaTGAAGATAACACTACTGATAGTAGTgtagtttttttcttcttgaattttAGAAGTTAGCACGACCCCCAC from Impatiens glandulifera chromosome 5, dImpGla2.1, whole genome shotgun sequence includes:
- the LOC124937573 gene encoding serine/threonine-protein kinase D6PKL1-like, whose amino-acid sequence is MGSFYGSTSEIVEVLEEVGCVQNGKKTNQKVVHNKEQKPQLLKLGYDSTLENDINKLFESISLKVSSKNQNSPDQITTGISKKNALKKPMRAGGNSPGIGFSEPVSLKQALRRQCISQASEMAAFKRLTNPIGSPRISEAGMITSMYRSVVVESGESSGSANRFSRDEEEISSPGFSLEKNGKGIKSMLNNIKPVDESIVTEQTTKAQTQTTKGKFEKSDPSGEIVSEKENESVVPQLEQKKSLPRSRRKGRLQIAANPSNTIRGSKSLRKVSPSTFKSVPRNRSIVKKNLKLASVPTEDFNIKIHSPTENNSSQLLCQRCHCTMTHESTESSTGDIVFSSNAASSYGKGRSIVEMEKKSRIVEKVDFSQSSNSSLGDYSTSTSNSEESNASGSICGNRPHMAKDSKWEAIQQANKHSGGLGLTHFSLLKKLGSGDIGTVYLAELVGTNCMFAIKVMDNEFLARRKKITRAQTERDILRMLDHPFLPTLYGQFTSDNLSCLIMEYCPGGDLHVLRQRQPGRFFPEQAARFYVAEVLLALEYLHMLGVIYRDLKPENIMVREDGHIMLTDFDLSLRCDVNPTLLKSSSLINEPPKISGPCTGSNCIDPFCAEPTCQVSCFSPHFLPPSTKQRKKTKPDLPTRFRSLPQLVAEPTEARSNSFVGTHEYLAPEIIKGEGHGSAVDWWTFGVFLYELLYGKTPFKGSGNEETLANVVLLGLRFPDSPLVSFQARDLIRGLLVKEPENRLGSQRGAAEIKQHAFFDGLNWALIRCAVPPQVPEFFEVDQEMEIKYLDCGDDGGDQLEFELF